From the genome of Aquiluna borgnonia:
GCGCGACTTCCCTTGAGGGCGAGAATGGTTCGATGCTGCGAGCCCCTGGTGAGAGGGGTCAGGAGTTTGAGCAATTTATCTAACGCAGCCACTGCCCTGGCGGTGACTATGTCGAAGTCGGTCCTTTGAACCTCCTCGGCCCTTGCACGAATGACGTCTACATTCCTCAGCCCCAAATCATCAACGACTGTCTGCAGCCAGGTCGCGCGCCGCTCCATAGGTTCTATAAGGGTGAAATGTGATTTTGGTTTTGCGATTGCCATCGGAATGCCGGGCAAACCGGCCCCCGAACCAACGTCTGCCACCAGCGACTCATTTGGTACCAATTCCACAAGAAGTGCACTGTTGATGACGTGACGGCTCCAGATCCTTGGAAGCTCTCGCGGGCCCAGTAGCCCGAATGTCTCTGAATCCTGCGCTAAGCGAGCAGTGTAGGCGCGGGCCTTGTCAATCTGATCACCGAAGACAAGCGCAGCCTCACCAGGCTCCTGCTCAAATTCCAAGTTGATCAACGGACCTTACCCCCATGTTTCACGTGAAACATTACGGCTTTGATACGACGATGTGGCGTTCCTTGCCCTGACCTTCAGACTCGGAAACAAACCCTGCTTCACCAACCATGTCGTGGACCAGCTTGCGGTCGTATGAACTCATCGGCTTCAAATGCTGAGGTTTGTCTGTTTCTTCAAGCTTCGCGATGGTTCTTTCAACCAGCACCTTGAGCTGCTGGTTCTTTGCCTCGCGGGATCCTGCGACGTCGAGAATTAGACGGGATAGTTGCCCGGTTTTCGCCTGCACTGCAAGTCTCGTAAGCTCCTGAAGCGCCTCAACGGTCGATGGGTCAGAAATCTTGCCTAGGTTGGAATCGCCCTCACTTGTCACTGAGATGTAGACGCGGTCTTGC
Proteins encoded in this window:
- the rsmG gene encoding 16S rRNA (guanine(527)-N(7))-methyltransferase RsmG, translated to MINLEFEQEPGEAALVFGDQIDKARAYTARLAQDSETFGLLGPRELPRIWSRHVINSALLVELVPNESLVADVGSGAGLPGIPMAIAKPKSHFTLIEPMERRATWLQTVVDDLGLRNVDVIRARAEEVQRTDFDIVTARAVAALDKLLKLLTPLTRGSQHRTILALKGSRAPEEISEARPRLQRLGFGEPEIITLGLGITSETATVVRIILQ
- a CDS encoding protein jag — translated: MSREQELEQEGEIAADFIEEFLDTADLDGDLEIEFRQDRVYISVTSEGDSNLGKISDPSTVEALQELTRLAVQAKTGQLSRLILDVAGSREAKNQQLKVLVERTIAKLEETDKPQHLKPMSSYDRKLVHDMVGEAGFVSESEGQGKERHIVVSKP